A genome region from Desulfobacterales bacterium includes the following:
- a CDS encoding sigma-54 dependent transcriptional regulator produces the protein MEKILVVDDDPSILKVIRMRLEAQGYRVTTAFDAQKAIELAAENRFDAALLDLKLNGKDGIQLMQDLHHITPEMPVIILTAYGTIKSAVAAMKKGAYSYLTKPFDHEELLLQTRNCLERSRLTKEVKNLKKIVKERYGFENIITKSKSMQTVLDQVAHAAESDANVTIEGESGTGKELIARTLHLASSRRDGPFVAINCAAIPETLLESELFGYQKGAFTDAAQNKPGLFLQANKGSFFLDEISEMVLTMQAKFLRVLQEKEFYPVGASKTVKVNTRFIASSNKNLDAEVKKGTFREDLFYRIHVIVIQLPPLRRRKDDIPLLANYFLNKYSREAKKDIAGFTPSALQKLMFHEWPGNVRELENTIECAVALATENIISETSILPDHNVAESGPPSFKNAKENFEKNYLTQLIELTGGNVSQAAKLAGKYRADLYQLLKKYGIKAADYRKSP, from the coding sequence ATGGAAAAAATTCTGGTAGTTGACGATGATCCCAGTATCCTTAAGGTGATTCGTATGCGACTGGAGGCCCAGGGATATCGGGTAACCACCGCCTTTGATGCCCAAAAGGCCATCGAACTGGCAGCCGAAAATCGGTTTGATGCCGCCCTGCTCGACCTGAAGCTCAATGGTAAAGACGGCATTCAGCTGATGCAGGATTTACACCATATCACCCCGGAAATGCCGGTTATTATCCTGACCGCTTACGGCACGATTAAAAGCGCCGTGGCAGCCATGAAAAAAGGGGCCTACAGCTATTTAACAAAACCGTTTGATCATGAGGAACTTTTGCTGCAAACCCGCAATTGCCTTGAACGCAGCCGTCTGACCAAAGAAGTAAAAAATCTAAAAAAAATCGTCAAAGAACGCTACGGTTTTGAAAACATCATTACCAAAAGTAAATCGATGCAAACGGTCCTTGATCAGGTTGCCCATGCAGCAGAGTCGGATGCCAATGTGACCATTGAAGGGGAGAGCGGGACCGGAAAAGAGCTGATTGCCCGAACGCTGCATCTGGCCAGCTCACGCAGAGACGGACCTTTTGTGGCGATTAATTGTGCCGCCATACCCGAAACCCTCCTGGAAAGTGAGCTTTTTGGCTACCAGAAAGGCGCTTTTACGGATGCCGCGCAAAACAAACCTGGCCTGTTTTTACAGGCCAACAAGGGGTCTTTTTTTTTGGATGAAATTTCAGAAATGGTGCTTACGATGCAAGCCAAATTTTTACGGGTCCTGCAGGAAAAAGAGTTTTATCCGGTCGGCGCCTCAAAGACCGTTAAGGTGAACACCCGCTTTATTGCCAGCTCCAATAAGAACCTTGACGCAGAGGTTAAGAAAGGCACATTTCGCGAAGATCTGTTTTACCGCATCCATGTTATCGTCATACAGCTGCCGCCGCTGCGCCGACGCAAAGATGACATTCCCCTGCTGGCCAATTATTTTTTAAATAAATACTCCCGTGAGGCAAAAAAAGATATTGCCGGATTTACACCCTCGGCCCTGCAAAAACTGATGTTTCACGAATGGCCGGGTAATGTGCGCGAGTTGGAAAATACCATTGAATGTGCGGTTGCGCTGGCCACTGAGAATATCATCTCGGAAACGTCAATTCTACCGGACCACAACGTCGCCGAAAGCGGCCCGCCGTCCTTCAAAAATGCCAAAGAGAATTTCGAGAAAAATTATCTGACCCAGTTGATTGAACTGACAGGCGGCAATGTGAGTCAGGCCGCCAAATTGGCCGGAAAATACAGAGCAGATCTGTATCAATTGTTGAAAAAATACGGTATCAAAGCAGCCGATTATCGCAAATCGCCATAA
- a CDS encoding PLP-dependent aminotransferase family protein: MSPSNLAHLYSKSACCAVPSAIREINKLVDSPGMKSLAGGWPDPAVFPGEEIVGITNELLKNKAGKVLQYGTTEGVTELRQELASLATDRYGIDCSLDHIVITAGSAQGMDLACRVIINPDDVVAVGLPTYFGGTGAIMAACGELLGVAVDEEGMNTQQLETQLKQLKKKGQRAKGVYVIPNFQNPTGTTLSLERRRHLVELAKRYDLVIFEDDPYGDLQFEGQHLPPIISLDTHGRVVHMRSMSKTFAPGLRVAWTIGAPEMIRKMVVAKQFVDVATNSLAQYILLEFIRGGLWEKRVQLNNQYYKRKRDFMLEQLAAHFPEEVNWNRPDGGFFIFVQLPQSLDASTLLTEAIEHNVAFVAGEPFFIDGSGAHTFRLSYSQSSEMVIAAAVAELGRLIKKQLK; this comes from the coding sequence ATGTCACCATCAAACCTGGCCCATCTATATTCTAAAAGCGCTTGTTGTGCTGTACCGTCTGCCATCCGCGAAATTAATAAACTGGTTGATTCACCCGGAATGAAATCCTTGGCTGGTGGTTGGCCGGATCCGGCTGTTTTTCCGGGAGAAGAGATTGTTGGTATTACCAACGAGCTGCTCAAAAATAAGGCGGGTAAGGTTTTGCAATATGGTACCACCGAGGGGGTGACTGAGCTGCGACAGGAACTGGCCAGTCTGGCCACTGACCGCTACGGTATTGACTGCAGCCTGGATCACATTGTCATTACGGCCGGTTCAGCCCAGGGAATGGATCTGGCCTGCCGGGTGATCATCAATCCCGATGACGTTGTTGCCGTTGGCTTGCCGACCTATTTTGGTGGAACTGGTGCAATAATGGCTGCTTGCGGCGAATTGTTGGGCGTGGCAGTCGATGAAGAGGGGATGAATACCCAGCAACTGGAAACGCAACTGAAACAATTAAAGAAAAAGGGTCAGCGCGCCAAAGGTGTTTATGTCATACCCAATTTTCAGAACCCCACCGGAACCACCCTATCCCTCGAACGCCGCCGACACCTTGTGGAGCTGGCTAAGCGCTATGATCTGGTCATTTTTGAAGATGACCCCTATGGTGATTTGCAATTTGAAGGCCAACATCTGCCGCCGATTATATCTCTGGATACCCACGGTCGCGTCGTGCACATGCGCTCAATGTCCAAGACGTTTGCCCCGGGGCTACGGGTGGCTTGGACTATTGGTGCGCCGGAAATGATTCGTAAAATGGTGGTTGCCAAACAGTTTGTCGATGTGGCCACCAACAGCCTGGCGCAGTATATATTGCTGGAATTTATTCGAGGCGGGTTGTGGGAAAAACGCGTTCAGCTTAACAACCAGTACTATAAACGCAAACGGGATTTTATGCTCGAACAGCTGGCGGCCCATTTCCCCGAAGAAGTTAATTGGAATCGGCCGGATGGCGGCTTTTTTATATTTGTTCAATTGCCCCAAAGCCTCGATGCTTCCACACTTCTGACCGAAGCAATTGAACACAACGTGGCCTTTGTGGCCGGGGAGCCGTTTTTCATCGACGGCAGTGGCGCTCATACGTTTCGGCTCTCATATTCTCAATCCAGTGAAATGGTGATTGCCGCGGCAGTGGCCGAATTGGGGCGCTTGATCAAAAAGCAGCTAAAATAG
- a CDS encoding L-2-amino-thiazoline-4-carboxylic acid hydrolase — MPAEALRKQLYGSFKNRAMMYWHIYQVLLKELGEQKATKIMKQGIYHRGLEIGSPFERFAPADLNGLKDAFFDVIPDGGKMFDPEVQKCDQSGLEIQMRRCPLKEAWQEAGLKESDIERMCDIAAAVDKGTFEGAGFGFTIKTWKPGQQGCCLLKIKPGK, encoded by the coding sequence ATGCCTGCAGAAGCCTTGCGCAAACAATTGTATGGATCATTTAAAAACCGTGCCATGATGTACTGGCATATTTATCAAGTATTGCTAAAAGAACTCGGGGAACAGAAGGCGACCAAGATCATGAAACAAGGCATTTACCATCGCGGCCTGGAAATCGGCAGCCCGTTTGAAAGATTTGCGCCGGCTGACCTCAACGGCTTAAAGGATGCTTTTTTTGATGTTATCCCGGATGGCGGCAAGATGTTTGATCCTGAAGTGCAAAAATGTGATCAAAGTGGGTTGGAGATCCAGATGCGCCGTTGTCCCCTGAAAGAGGCCTGGCAGGAAGCCGGACTTAAAGAAAGTGACATCGAGCGCATGTGCGATATTGCAGCTGCTGTTGACAAAGGCACCTTTGAAGGCGCCGGCTTTGGTTTTACAATCAAAACCTGGAAACCGGGCCAGCAAGGATGCTGCCTGCTAAAAATAAAGCCGGGTAAATAA
- a CDS encoding thymidylate synthase: protein MDIHNIYARDLPDLWFQAVHDILDQGKRFVIDRGSYEGQTRLEYDYFMGHVKHPGTQPLIPDIPPTCGIPNPVEHDYIYGGPGYDRAYIEYLMSARKEPGESYTYGERLTRVPLSGDKLSWWQESNKEIIDKRDVDGKIVFEEDGQLYLNQIEWVIDTYRKFGERNNQLVLQIAHPSDLTLIDPPCLRSIDTRVQNDSLNFFVYFRSWDLWNGFPANLAAIQNLKEYMAAEIGVEDGQMVVESKGLHLYGYAEDLANLRCLRT, encoded by the coding sequence ATGGACATCCACAACATTTATGCCAGGGACTTGCCGGATCTGTGGTTTCAAGCGGTGCATGATATTCTGGATCAAGGCAAACGTTTTGTTATCGATCGTGGATCATATGAAGGCCAAACCCGGCTGGAGTATGATTATTTCATGGGTCATGTAAAACATCCCGGTACCCAACCGTTGATTCCGGATATTCCGCCGACATGCGGTATACCCAATCCAGTGGAGCACGATTACATTTACGGCGGTCCCGGTTATGACCGGGCCTATATCGAGTATTTAATGTCAGCACGCAAGGAACCCGGTGAGTCCTATACCTATGGAGAGCGCTTGACGCGGGTTCCATTGTCCGGTGACAAACTGAGCTGGTGGCAAGAATCCAATAAAGAGATCATTGACAAACGCGATGTTGACGGAAAAATTGTATTTGAGGAAGACGGACAACTGTATTTAAACCAAATCGAGTGGGTCATCGATACTTATCGAAAGTTTGGCGAGCGCAATAATCAACTGGTCCTTCAAATCGCTCATCCTTCGGATCTGACCCTAATAGATCCGCCCTGCCTGCGGTCAATTGATACCCGTGTTCAAAATGACAGCCTAAATTTCTTTGTTTATTTTCGCTCCTGGGACTTATGGAATGGTTTTCCGGCCAATCTTGCCGCCATTCAAAACCTCAAAGAGTACATGGCTGCTGAAATTGGCGTTGAAGATGGTCAGATGGTTGTCGAAAGCAAAGGATTACACCTTTACGGCTATGCGGAAGATCTGGCGAACTTGCGCTGTTTAAGAACCTAA
- the bamE gene encoding outer membrane protein assembly factor BamE: protein MKIHYMTASIACLFMLAMVLPGYAGSTRGNRDVCDPKIIGQIQQGKSSKEDVKQLIGDPDKVEEALNQGELWKYSYEVTSPSGRGSGNAFKSSSRDTMGGGRVEMDKKNCNLHVYFEKNGIVRKVRESKVSGSSGGFMN, encoded by the coding sequence ATGAAAATACATTATATGACCGCATCAATCGCCTGTCTATTCATGCTGGCAATGGTGTTGCCGGGTTATGCCGGCTCAACTCGCGGTAATAGAGATGTCTGTGATCCAAAGATTATCGGTCAGATCCAGCAGGGCAAGTCATCCAAAGAGGATGTCAAGCAGCTCATTGGTGATCCCGATAAAGTTGAGGAAGCCCTCAATCAAGGTGAGCTTTGGAAATATTCTTATGAAGTCACATCGCCCAGCGGACGCGGCAGCGGAAATGCCTTCAAGTCATCCAGCAGAGATACGATGGGTGGCGGACGGGTTGAGATGGACAAAAAAAATTGTAATCTTCATGTCTATTTTGAAAAAAACGGTATTGTTCGAAAGGTACGCGAAAGTAAGGTATCCGGTAGCAGCGGTGGTTTTATGAATTAA
- the rdgC gene encoding recombination-associated protein RdgC, which yields MSLLSSSVSITRYQVEGQLKTPILETVAAALKKHTISEIDDASLERAVGWTSFEKPYQPDFGGSGFVYGNYLVFSLRVDRKTVPPKVLKKHVVIESDRRLAESGRPYLSRNEKERIRDQVIDRLHATVPATPHIYDLVWNYEDARLWFFSNLKAANEELETLFLRSFDLTLIRMIPYTEAYYTSNLTDTQKDQLLELTQTPFTG from the coding sequence ATGAGTTTGCTGTCGAGTTCGGTTTCCATAACGCGTTACCAGGTTGAGGGACAACTTAAAACCCCCATTCTGGAAACCGTAGCAGCCGCATTAAAAAAACATACCATTTCCGAAATAGATGATGCCTCTTTGGAAAGGGCGGTCGGTTGGACATCTTTTGAAAAACCGTATCAACCTGATTTTGGCGGATCCGGATTTGTTTATGGAAATTATCTGGTATTCTCATTGCGAGTTGATCGCAAAACCGTTCCGCCCAAGGTACTTAAAAAACATGTGGTAATCGAATCAGACAGGCGATTGGCTGAAAGTGGTCGACCCTATTTGTCTCGCAATGAAAAAGAGCGTATCCGCGATCAGGTAATAGATCGTCTACATGCAACTGTTCCAGCAACACCCCATATTTATGATCTTGTCTGGAATTATGAAGATGCCAGATTATGGTTTTTTTCTAATCTCAAGGCGGCCAACGAGGAATTGGAAACCTTATTTTTGAGATCTTTTGATCTAACTTTGATACGGATGATTCCCTACACTGAAGCCTACTATACCTCCAATCTGACCGATACACAAAAAGATCAACTATTGGAACTGACGCAAACCCCGTTTACAGGATAA
- the gyrB gene encoding DNA topoisomerase (ATP-hydrolyzing) subunit B: protein MKENLRTNNYTEDDIKVLEGLEAVRKRPAMYIGNVDVAGLHHLVYEVVDNSIDEAMAGYCNQINVTIHDDNSISVVDNGRGIPVGIHKKEKIPAVEVVMTKLHAGGKFDNHSYKVSGGLHGVGVSVVNALSSFLEVEIYTEGKRYYQSYERGKKTCELSQKGKSRKQGTKVHFIPDPEIFEITEFSYDVLVRRLKELAFLNKGLKIKIEDERSDTKEEFYHKGGIIDFVKYINRRHSAVHKKPIFMEGTKNDIQIEVAIQYNDTYTEKIFSFANNIHTTEGGFHLIGFKAGLTRTINQYAANGNLPKNLQAKITGDDVREGLTAIISVRITNPQFEGQTKTKLGNSEVKGIVESLVNEKLSTFFEENPSVAKKIIAKGVDAARARDAAKRARDLARSKGALVDATLPGKLAECQSSDPAERELFIVEGDSAGGSAKQARDRKFQAVLPLKGKILNVEKARFDKILRSEEIKNIITALGTGVGKEEYNIDKIKYHKVIIMTDADVDGSHIRTLLLTFFYRQMPEMVDKGYLYIAQPPLFKVGKGKKSENYLNSESELNDFVLKKICNNRLVKFKKGRQELSGHNLFMFITSISECYSVLAHLENRGLPAHLIELLINEKVTNKTFLQDEKRMTQLRDKLIKNGYLVDDLNFSEERKVFELTVNGQSPKEDGEMLFDLGGKAFGTVKIGRGLIYSTDYQRCLNLGKNITKYDFPPFTIALKDKEKDSEPQTAKDKAELLNIFLNDGKKGISIQRYKGLGEMNPDQLWETTMNPEKRNMFQVKVEDVVDTDEIFTVLMGEAVEPRREFIQSNALEVSTLDI, encoded by the coding sequence ATGAAAGAAAATTTAAGAACCAACAATTACACCGAAGACGATATTAAAGTATTGGAAGGCCTGGAGGCAGTCCGCAAAAGACCGGCTATGTATATTGGAAACGTCGATGTTGCCGGCTTACACCATCTGGTTTACGAGGTTGTTGACAACAGCATCGATGAAGCCATGGCCGGATATTGCAACCAGATTAATGTTACCATTCACGATGACAACAGTATCAGTGTGGTCGACAATGGTCGGGGAATACCGGTGGGTATTCACAAAAAGGAAAAAATTCCGGCTGTTGAAGTCGTGATGACCAAACTGCATGCCGGCGGAAAATTTGACAACCATTCGTACAAGGTTTCCGGTGGTCTGCATGGTGTCGGCGTGTCGGTGGTCAATGCCCTGTCCAGTTTTTTGGAAGTTGAAATTTACACCGAAGGCAAGCGCTATTATCAGTCTTATGAAAGAGGCAAAAAAACCTGCGAATTATCCCAAAAAGGAAAATCCCGCAAGCAAGGCACCAAGGTTCATTTTATTCCGGATCCGGAAATTTTCGAAATCACTGAATTCAGCTATGACGTCCTTGTGCGCCGACTAAAAGAGCTGGCCTTTTTAAATAAGGGTCTCAAAATTAAGATCGAAGATGAGCGTAGCGACACCAAAGAAGAATTTTATCATAAAGGCGGTATCATCGATTTTGTAAAATATATAAATCGCCGCCACAGCGCCGTCCACAAAAAACCCATTTTTATGGAAGGCACCAAAAACGATATCCAAATTGAAGTTGCCATCCAATATAACGACACCTACACAGAAAAAATATTTTCTTTTGCCAACAACATCCACACCACCGAAGGCGGCTTCCATCTGATCGGATTTAAAGCCGGATTAACCCGCACCATTAACCAATATGCCGCTAACGGGAATCTACCCAAAAATTTACAGGCAAAAATCACCGGTGATGATGTACGCGAAGGGTTGACGGCTATTATCAGTGTTCGCATCACCAATCCACAGTTTGAAGGTCAGACCAAGACAAAGTTGGGCAACAGCGAAGTCAAAGGGATTGTCGAATCTCTGGTCAATGAGAAATTAAGCACATTTTTTGAAGAAAACCCCTCGGTTGCCAAAAAGATTATTGCCAAAGGCGTAGACGCCGCCCGTGCTCGCGATGCGGCCAAGCGGGCGCGAGATCTGGCGCGCAGCAAGGGTGCCCTGGTGGATGCCACCTTGCCCGGTAAACTGGCCGAGTGTCAATCATCCGATCCTGCGGAGCGGGAGCTGTTTATTGTCGAGGGGGATTCAGCCGGTGGATCCGCCAAACAGGCGCGGGATCGCAAATTTCAGGCGGTGCTGCCGCTGAAAGGTAAAATTTTAAATGTCGAAAAAGCGCGCTTTGATAAAATTCTACGCAGTGAGGAAATCAAAAATATCATCACCGCTTTAGGAACTGGCGTTGGCAAAGAAGAATACAATATTGATAAAATAAAGTATCACAAAGTCATTATTATGACCGATGCGGATGTCGACGGCTCCCACATCCGAACACTGTTGCTGACCTTTTTTTATCGTCAGATGCCTGAGATGGTCGATAAAGGGTATCTTTACATTGCCCAACCACCATTGTTTAAAGTCGGCAAAGGTAAGAAGAGCGAAAATTACCTTAACAGTGAGTCCGAATTAAATGATTTTGTTCTCAAAAAGATTTGCAATAACCGTCTAGTGAAATTTAAAAAAGGTCGGCAGGAATTAAGCGGACACAATCTGTTTATGTTCATTACCAGCATATCAGAGTGTTATTCAGTTTTAGCACACCTGGAAAACCGTGGTCTTCCAGCCCACCTGATTGAGCTTTTGATTAACGAAAAAGTCACCAATAAAACCTTTTTACAAGATGAAAAGCGCATGACGCAATTGCGCGACAAATTGATTAAAAATGGCTATTTGGTCGATGACTTAAATTTCAGTGAAGAACGCAAAGTCTTTGAATTAACCGTTAACGGTCAGTCTCCCAAAGAAGATGGCGAAATGTTATTCGATCTTGGCGGCAAGGCATTCGGTACGGTAAAAATAGGTCGCGGTCTCATCTATTCCACAGATTATCAACGCTGCCTGAATCTGGGCAAAAATATTACTAAATATGATTTTCCACCTTTTACCATTGCACTAAAGGATAAAGAAAAAGATTCTGAGCCCCAGACGGCCAAAGACAAGGCTGAATTGCTGAATATTTTCTTAAACGACGGCAAAAAAGGTATAAGCATTCAGCGCTACAAAGGTCTGGGGGAAATGAATCCGGACCAGCTGTGGGAAACCACTATGAATCCGGAAAAGCGCAACATGTTTCAAGTGAAAGTCGAAGATGTTGTCGATACCGATGAAATATTTACCGTCCTAATGGGTGAAGCCGTTGAACCCCGCCGAGAGTTCATTCAGAGTAATGCTTTGGAAGTCAGCACGCTCGACATTTAG
- the dnaN gene encoding DNA polymerase III subunit beta, with product MKATIKKGDLLPVLSKVQGLTGRRTNLAITTNILMKTEQKGLSISATDLETGFEGFYPAKVEKEGVIAINARKFYEIVRDFPTEDIFLNEVENHWIEIGNKNIEYHIVGLNPDDFPEIPKIKAIEFFEIDSLDLNKMIERAVVVSGSSDDKRAHIMGVFAERIEEKKNKLFRFVSTDGSRLSKVDTVFEKDNNLPAGDNVIIPKKGLIEVSKFLDAEGPVKIGFKENNFIVKKDSETLIILLLEGDFPEYGDIIVKKGGHSIVMERQPFLMMLKRMSILSSEDYKGVIFNFEKNQLVITSTNPDIGESKEDMEVEYGGDSITVMFNPKFFIETLNVIDEDNVILNIIDEEKPCLIESEKDKTYLSVIMPMRI from the coding sequence ATGAAAGCGACCATCAAAAAGGGTGACTTGCTTCCTGTATTATCTAAAGTACAGGGTTTGACCGGCCGCCGAACCAATCTGGCCATAACCACCAATATTCTCATGAAAACGGAACAAAAAGGTCTGTCGATATCGGCCACAGATCTTGAAACCGGTTTTGAGGGATTTTATCCGGCCAAGGTTGAAAAAGAAGGTGTCATCGCCATAAATGCCAGAAAATTTTATGAAATTGTCAGGGATTTTCCCACCGAAGACATCTTTTTAAACGAAGTGGAAAACCATTGGATTGAAATTGGTAACAAGAATATTGAATATCATATCGTCGGTTTAAATCCGGACGATTTTCCGGAGATTCCCAAAATAAAGGCCATCGAATTTTTTGAGATCGATTCTCTGGACCTCAATAAAATGATTGAACGTGCAGTGGTGGTCAGTGGATCAAGTGATGATAAGCGAGCTCATATTATGGGGGTCTTTGCTGAGCGTATTGAGGAAAAAAAGAACAAATTGTTTCGTTTTGTATCCACCGACGGAAGCCGCCTGTCTAAAGTTGATACGGTATTTGAAAAGGATAATAATCTGCCTGCCGGGGATAATGTGATAATTCCCAAAAAGGGGCTAATTGAAGTCAGTAAATTTTTAGATGCTGAAGGTCCGGTAAAAATTGGTTTTAAAGAAAACAATTTTATTGTTAAAAAAGATTCAGAAACCTTGATTATTTTGCTACTGGAGGGTGATTTTCCTGAATATGGTGATATAATTGTTAAAAAAGGCGGTCATTCAATTGTTATGGAACGTCAGCCTTTCTTAATGATGCTCAAACGTATGTCAATTTTGAGTTCAGAAGATTATAAAGGGGTTATTTTTAATTTTGAAAAAAATCAACTGGTGATAACATCCACCAATCCTGATATCGGGGAATCAAAAGAAGATATGGAAGTTGAATATGGCGGGGATTCCATCACGGTTATGTTTAACCCCAAATTTTTTATTGAAACCCTTAATGTGATTGATGAAGACAACGTTATATTAAATATTATTGATGAGGAAAAACCCTGTTTAATTGAAAGTGAGAAAGATAAAACCTATTTAAGCGTTATTATGCCGATGCGAATATGA
- the nadE gene encoding NAD(+) synthase produces MKPIKLAEIDCQQVSKEIGDFVIEVVSQAASTGCVIGLSGGVDSSTAAALIKTAFDRHNVKHSKSQPALELVGYILPSSVNATQDEADAVSVANHLKLRHEIHSIEDLVKSFQSTNPEAFEHRFHIGNMISRIRANVLSTKAATENKTLAGTGNRDEDFGIGYYTLFGDGAVHLSPIAGLPKRLVREMATFLGLDKQIVEREPTAGLEPGQSDFKDLGYDYDVVELITEGLQQGFSKDALVKHTQIVPLIERQIKQYQSVFGSKKFNSVKAVVEDVLHRHQRAKDKMKIIHPPTPKISLFYD; encoded by the coding sequence ATGAAGCCCATAAAACTGGCGGAAATTGATTGTCAACAGGTTAGCAAAGAGATTGGTGATTTTGTCATCGAAGTGGTGTCGCAAGCCGCCTCTACTGGGTGTGTGATCGGATTATCGGGTGGGGTCGATTCCAGTACAGCGGCAGCCCTGATCAAAACCGCCTTTGACCGCCATAATGTCAAGCATTCAAAAAGCCAACCGGCGCTCGAGTTAGTGGGCTATATCTTGCCCTCCAGCGTCAATGCAACCCAGGACGAAGCTGACGCCGTATCTGTGGCCAATCACCTAAAGTTGCGTCATGAAATTCACAGCATCGAAGACCTGGTAAAATCTTTTCAATCAACCAATCCGGAAGCATTTGAACATAGATTCCACATAGGCAATATGATTTCCAGAATCCGGGCCAATGTTTTATCGACCAAGGCGGCTACCGAAAATAAAACTTTAGCGGGCACCGGCAATCGGGATGAAGACTTTGGTATCGGTTATTATACCCTTTTTGGTGATGGGGCGGTGCACCTTAGCCCTATTGCCGGTCTACCCAAGCGGCTTGTACGTGAAATGGCCACTTTTCTGGGTTTGGATAAGCAGATTGTGGAACGAGAACCAACTGCCGGTTTAGAGCCAGGTCAAAGTGATTTTAAAGACCTGGGATATGACTATGACGTGGTTGAACTGATTACCGAGGGTCTCCAACAGGGTTTTTCAAAAGATGCCCTCGTCAAACATACGCAAATCGTCCCCCTGATTGAACGGCAAATCAAACAGTATCAATCGGTTTTCGGCAGCAAAAAGTTTAACTCGGTTAAGGCCGTAGTCGAAGATGTGCTCCACCGACATCAGCGGGCGAAAGACAAAATGAAAATCATCCATCCGCCAACGCCAAAAATCTCGTTATTCTACGACTGA